CCCACAAGGAGAGCCGTCCCTGTCTCGAGGGCCTCGGGCCGTTCGGAGAGATCCCGCATAACAAGGACGGGCTTTTTCAGGCCTGACGCTTCTTCCTGTACTCCCCCGCTGTCGGTGAGGATAAGAGAGCTTCTGTTCATCGCCCAGACAAAATCAGGATAATCAAGGGGTTCGCACAAGGTGACCCTTTTTTCGTCCGCAAGAAAACGCTGTATCACATTCCTTACGGACGGGTTCTTATGAAGGGGAACGAGGATGCGGACGCGGCCGTCAGCTTCCAGAATATCCCTCATGGCGAGGCAGATCGATTCCAGCGGGCTTCCCCATGATTCCCTCCTGTGGGCGGTCATGAGAATGACCTGGTCGTCCCCGGAGATCAGCGAAGCAAGTTCCGGGGACGGCGTGTGTTTTTTTTCAAGGGTCCGGAACAAGGCATCGATGACGGTGTTGCCCGTTACGAACAGCGTCTCCGGCGAAACAGGCAGGTTCTCTCTCCGCAGGTTCTCCGCCGCTCCTTCCGTTGGTGCGAACCAAAGGGTTGAAAGCCTGTCGGTGATGATCCTGTTCACTTCCTCAGGGAAAGGGCGTCCGAGGTCGCCGCTCCGGAGCCCCGCCTCGACATGCCCCACCGGAACATGCCTGTAAAATGCCGCCAGGGAGGCGGCCATTGTCGTCGTCGTGTCTCCGTGAACGAGCAGGAGATCCGTCGGAACTCTGTCCAGAAAGCCACCCACGCCGAGAAGTACCCGTGACGTGAGCTGGTCCAGGGACTGTCTCTCCTCCATTACGGAA
Above is a window of Aminivibrio sp. DNA encoding:
- the wecB gene encoding non-hydrolyzing UDP-N-acetylglucosamine 2-epimerase encodes the protein MKDGAVSLMKKKIACVIGTRPEAIKMAPVISALREKGLDVTVLATGQHSQMLDQALAFFEIRADVNLSVMEERQSLDQLTSRVLLGVGGFLDRVPTDLLLVHGDTTTTMAASLAAFYRHVPVGHVEAGLRSGDLGRPFPEEVNRIITDRLSTLWFAPTEGAAENLRRENLPVSPETLFVTGNTVIDALFRTLEKKHTPSPELASLISGDDQVILMTAHRRESWGSPLESICLAMRDILEADGRVRILVPLHKNPSVRNVIQRFLADEKRVTLCEPLDYPDFVWAMNRSSLILTDSGGVQEEASGLKKPVLVMRDLSERPEALETGTALLVGTDRETIRNVTVRILSDGAFRESLLNRGENPFGDGTASLRIADSIFCYYEGR